The following proteins come from a genomic window of Dehalogenimonas sp. THU2:
- the rsmH gene encoding 16S rRNA (cytosine(1402)-N(4))-methyltransferase RsmH, which yields MSSDHIPVMLEETLQALAVGPGGRYVDGTTGAGGHARAILEMSSPGGQLLGIDADPKSLEIARENLWDFEGSYLLVNDNFGNMETVCRDNGFYPVHGILLDLGLASMQLTAAGRGFSFRHEAPLDMRFSPDQKVTAAEIVNTYSETEISDILWRYGEERRSRQIARRIVESRPIKTTTELAALVARVVGGGEDIHPATRTFQALRIAVNEELTRLENVLEQATRLLGFGGRLVVISYHSLEDRIVKQFMQQESRDCVCPADLPECRCGHAARLRILNKKVITPSVEELRLNPRSRSAKLRAAERILSREENEVPLEELFFLNESNQPLVRNCLEAGSPTLVAPGVTPLRRRAAM from the coding sequence ATGTCGTCTGATCACATTCCGGTGATGCTGGAGGAAACGCTGCAAGCGCTGGCCGTGGGTCCGGGCGGGCGTTATGTCGACGGCACCACCGGCGCCGGCGGTCATGCCCGCGCCATCCTGGAGATGAGTTCCCCGGGCGGCCAGCTGCTGGGCATCGACGCCGACCCAAAAAGTTTGGAGATCGCCCGGGAGAATCTGTGGGACTTCGAGGGTTCCTATCTCCTGGTCAACGATAATTTCGGCAACATGGAAACCGTCTGCCGGGATAACGGCTTCTACCCGGTGCACGGCATCCTGTTGGATCTCGGCCTGGCCTCGATGCAGCTTACCGCCGCCGGCCGGGGCTTTTCCTTCCGCCATGAAGCCCCCCTGGACATGCGCTTCTCACCGGATCAGAAGGTAACCGCCGCGGAGATCGTCAACACTTATTCCGAGACGGAGATCTCCGATATCCTGTGGCGCTACGGCGAGGAACGGCGCAGCCGCCAGATCGCCCGGCGCATCGTTGAATCCCGTCCCATTAAAACGACCACGGAGCTGGCGGCTTTGGTCGCCCGGGTTGTCGGCGGGGGTGAGGACATACACCCGGCTACCCGCACTTTCCAGGCCTTGCGTATCGCCGTGAACGAGGAACTCACCCGGCTGGAGAACGTCCTGGAGCAGGCCACCCGCCTTTTAGGTTTCGGCGGCCGCCTGGTGGTCATCAGTTATCACTCGCTTGAAGACCGCATCGTCAAGCAGTTCATGCAGCAGGAATCCCGTGACTGTGTCTGCCCGGCCGATCTGCCGGAATGCCGCTGCGGTCATGCCGCCCGGCTGCGGATCCTGAATAAGAAGGTTATCACCCCATCCGTTGAAGAGTTAAGGCTCAACCCACGCAGCCGCAGCGCCAAGCTGCGGGCCGCGGAGCGCATCCTCAGTCGTGAGGAAAATGAGGTGCCGCTCGAAGAGCTTTTTTTTCTAAATGAGTCCAATCAGCCACTGGTTAGGAATTGCCTTGAGGCGGGCAGCCCTACCCTTGTCGCTCCCGGTGTGACCCCCCTGCGAAGGAGGGCGGCGATGTGA
- the mraZ gene encoding division/cell wall cluster transcriptional repressor MraZ has product MFFFGEFNYKLDEKGRLPVPPRFRLPLKDGFFLAPGAEKCVNAYSIKEWQRFSEKIDAAVTSPSKLRKLKRAVFGQAFPAAIDGQGRVSLPETLRAYAGITGEAVVVGVSDHLEIWSREAWEAEKADDQDQVWQILEGLEKR; this is encoded by the coding sequence ATGTTCTTTTTCGGGGAATTCAACTACAAACTGGATGAAAAGGGCCGGTTACCGGTTCCGCCCCGATTCCGCCTGCCGCTCAAGGACGGGTTCTTCCTGGCCCCCGGCGCCGAGAAATGCGTCAACGCCTATTCTATCAAAGAATGGCAGCGCTTTTCCGAAAAGATCGACGCCGCGGTCACCAGTCCCTCAAAGCTCCGCAAGCTCAAACGCGCCGTCTTCGGCCAGGCTTTCCCCGCCGCCATCGACGGCCAGGGCCGCGTATCCCTCCCCGAGACACTGAGGGCTTATGCCGGCATCACCGGCGAGGCGGTGGTGGTGGGTGTCTCCGACCACCTGGAGATCTGGTCGCGGGAAGCCTGGGAGGCTGAAAAGGCCGATGATCAGGACCAGGTGTGGCAAATCTTGGAAGGTCTGGAGAAACGGTAG
- a CDS encoding dCMP deaminase family protein — MQRPETDDYFLKIAAVVAERSTCRRRHVGAVAVKSKHILTTGYNGAPAGVPDCLELGCLRDENNIPSGTRHEICRAVHAEQNVIIQAAQHGVNLEGATVYCTHTPCILCAKMLANARVKRFVSFGRYADDAFIELFRQVGIEVVLRDKPPAAIEFME, encoded by the coding sequence ATGCAAAGACCTGAAACCGACGATTATTTCTTGAAGATCGCCGCCGTGGTGGCGGAACGCTCCACCTGCCGGCGGCGGCATGTCGGCGCCGTAGCGGTAAAGAGTAAGCATATCCTGACCACCGGATATAACGGCGCCCCCGCCGGCGTGCCGGACTGCCTGGAGCTGGGCTGCCTGCGGGATGAGAACAACATCCCCTCCGGCACCCGCCACGAGATCTGCCGCGCCGTTCACGCGGAGCAGAACGTCATCATCCAGGCGGCGCAGCACGGCGTCAACCTGGAGGGCGCCACCGTTTACTGCACCCACACCCCCTGCATCCTCTGCGCCAAGATGCTGGCCAACGCCCGCGTCAAGCGCTTCGTCAGTTTCGGCCGCTACGCCGACGACGCCTTCATAGAACTGTTCCGCCAGGTAGGTATTGAAGTAGTCCTCCGCGACAAACCCCCCGCCGCCATCGAGTTCATGGAATAA
- a CDS encoding AAA family ATPase → MNSIQNKSPRIIAMVGMAGAGKTEASRLFEQSGYTRVRFGDVTDDEVKRRGLPLNEANERTVREALRVELGMAAYAKLNLPRIDAALKNGPAVIDGLYSWEEYIFLKDYYKDDLAVAAVWASPATRARRLSTRSVRPLTREETFSRDRAEVEKVSKAGPIAVADYMILNEGGFDELTAQVRALIDNLKAE, encoded by the coding sequence ATGAATTCCATTCAGAACAAATCACCCAGAATCATCGCCATGGTCGGCATGGCCGGCGCCGGCAAAACCGAGGCCTCCCGGCTTTTCGAGCAATCCGGCTACACTCGTGTCCGCTTTGGCGATGTCACGGATGATGAGGTCAAACGCCGCGGCCTTCCGCTCAACGAGGCCAACGAACGCACCGTCCGCGAGGCGTTGCGGGTGGAACTGGGCATGGCTGCCTACGCCAAACTCAACCTGCCGCGCATCGACGCCGCGCTGAAGAATGGGCCAGCAGTCATCGACGGCCTCTACTCCTGGGAGGAATACATCTTCCTCAAGGACTATTACAAGGACGACCTGGCGGTAGCCGCCGTCTGGGCCTCGCCCGCCACCCGCGCCAGGCGCCTTTCGACGCGTTCCGTGAGGCCGCTGACCCGTGAGGAAACCTTCTCCCGGGATCGCGCCGAGGTGGAGAAGGTCAGCAAGGCCGGACCCATCGCCGTGGCGGACTACATGATCCTCAACGAAGGTGGCTTCGACGAGCTCACGGCGCAGGTTCGGGCGCTCATCGACAATCTCAAGGCTGAATAA
- a CDS encoding PilT/PilU family type 4a pilus ATPase, whose amino-acid sequence MIDVFALITEARDRNGSDLHLVVDSPPLVRVRGGLEQLPLPPLEPRDTEDALTQLAQPAERETFAQELELDFGFTMPGVGRLRCNAAQQRGAISLAIRLLPPAIPTIDELELPQICKDLIAKPRGLAIVTGPTGSGKSTTLAAMIQHLNHTAAKHVVTIEDPIEYIHPSIKCAITQRQLGTDTRSFSQALKHVLRQNPDVIMVGEMRDLDTAAAVLTIAETGHLVLSTSHAPSTYQALERIIDLFPPHERHLAQTRLASLLVGVLCQTLVPRSISDGRIAAVEIMLANAAVKNLVREGKIYQLPNVIRTSRDEGMITMDEALVELYRREKVEKDSVFTYCNDADEVDRLMGGRARPKGARRNPPTSGGGGTLSSFL is encoded by the coding sequence ATGATTGATGTCTTCGCGCTTATTACCGAAGCCAGGGACCGGAATGGCTCCGATCTCCATCTGGTGGTGGATTCGCCGCCGCTGGTTCGTGTCCGGGGCGGGCTGGAACAACTGCCCCTGCCTCCACTGGAACCCCGGGACACCGAGGACGCGCTGACACAACTGGCCCAGCCCGCGGAACGGGAGACCTTCGCTCAGGAACTGGAACTGGACTTCGGTTTCACCATGCCCGGCGTCGGCCGTCTACGCTGCAATGCCGCCCAGCAGCGGGGCGCCATCAGCCTGGCTATCCGGCTGCTGCCCCCGGCCATCCCCACCATCGATGAACTGGAGCTGCCGCAGATCTGCAAGGACCTGATCGCCAAACCCCGCGGCCTGGCTATCGTCACCGGTCCCACCGGCAGCGGTAAATCGACCACCCTGGCGGCCATGATCCAGCACCTTAACCACACCGCCGCCAAGCACGTGGTCACCATCGAAGACCCCATCGAATACATCCACCCCTCGATAAAATGCGCCATCACCCAGCGCCAGCTCGGCACTGACACCCGCTCCTTCTCCCAGGCGCTGAAACACGTGCTCCGGCAGAACCCGGATGTCATCATGGTCGGCGAGATGCGGGATCTGGATACCGCCGCCGCAGTGCTGACTATCGCCGAGACCGGCCATTTGGTACTTTCGACGTCCCACGCCCCCAGCACCTACCAGGCGCTGGAACGCATCATCGACCTCTTCCCGCCCCACGAACGCCACCTGGCGCAGACCCGCCTGGCTTCCCTGCTGGTCGGCGTGCTCTGCCAGACGCTGGTTCCCCGCTCCATCAGCGACGGCCGCATCGCCGCGGTGGAGATCATGCTGGCGAACGCTGCGGTCAAGAACCTGGTTCGCGAGGGTAAGATCTACCAATTGCCCAACGTCATCCGCACCAGCCGCGACGAAGGTATGATCACCATGGATGAGGCGCTAGTGGAACTCTACCGCCGCGAGAAGGTCGAGAAAGATTCTGTTTTCACCTATTGTAACGATGCCGACGAAGTCGACCGCCTCATGGGTGGCCGCGCCCGTCCGAAAGGCGCCCGCCGCAACCCTCCCACGAGTGGCGGCGGTGGCACTTTGTCCAGTTTCCTGTAA
- the pilM gene encoding pilus assembly protein PilM: MSKQVSLFIEDNEIKLLVTNGKVVEKWASLLLDPGMVSDGIITREDAVAESLRAFMHEQGHPGATVVAALSGLNSIFRLINLPEVPKNILEEAIQSEANRVIPVPIDQVYLGRQLLGAEGHEQRYFLVAYPKNATDALVRTIQKAGLLVKVMDIAPLALARLVHVPRAVVVNTWLSNIDIVILVNRVPEVIRSFSLPTEVLTDAERVMGIAEEISRTITFYNSSHAESHLGADVPIVLAGELANETDAWPALGGSDGRPVELLTEPFTAPEGFEASQFMINLGMVPLAKEDAAFGSVINVNVLPAQYLPKGVNWFNILAPIAGVILIGGLVYGWFLIDDFKKTNDEIQLRIDGVQTQVTLAQADIARIQAETAGVNSQTAGIDKAITPIVTKTNSLDAQYEYMRNQREKASGDVRNAWLRIPSNKVTLDTIDWGEGVLTVKGVATEGEVNVFAYARALRDTLRFENVIVAEIIKELTEDTKVYIYKFTLIMY; this comes from the coding sequence ATGTCTAAACAAGTTTCTTTATTCATTGAAGACAATGAGATTAAACTACTGGTAACCAACGGTAAAGTAGTTGAAAAATGGGCTTCACTGTTGTTGGATCCGGGCATGGTCTCAGATGGCATCATCACCCGGGAAGACGCAGTAGCGGAGAGCCTGCGCGCCTTTATGCATGAACAGGGACATCCCGGCGCCACTGTGGTGGCCGCCCTGTCCGGGTTGAACTCTATTTTCCGCCTGATCAACCTGCCGGAAGTGCCCAAGAACATCCTGGAAGAGGCTATCCAGTCAGAAGCCAACCGCGTTATCCCGGTGCCCATAGATCAGGTCTATCTGGGCAGGCAACTGCTCGGCGCCGAGGGTCATGAGCAGCGCTACTTCCTGGTGGCCTATCCCAAAAACGCCACGGACGCTCTGGTACGCACCATCCAGAAAGCCGGACTTTTGGTCAAGGTAATGGACATCGCCCCGCTGGCGTTGGCGCGGCTGGTGCACGTGCCCCGTGCCGTGGTCGTCAATACCTGGTTATCTAATATCGATATCGTCATTCTGGTGAACCGTGTGCCTGAGGTCATCCGCAGCTTTTCGCTGCCCACCGAGGTTCTCACCGACGCGGAACGTGTCATGGGGATCGCCGAGGAGATATCCCGCACCATCACCTTCTATAATTCCTCACATGCGGAGAGCCACCTCGGTGCGGATGTGCCTATCGTCCTCGCAGGAGAACTGGCCAACGAGACTGATGCCTGGCCAGCCCTTGGAGGCAGCGACGGCCGCCCGGTGGAACTGCTGACCGAGCCGTTCACCGCCCCTGAAGGCTTCGAGGCGAGCCAGTTCATGATCAACCTGGGTATGGTCCCCCTGGCCAAGGAGGATGCGGCTTTCGGCTCCGTCATCAACGTCAATGTTCTGCCGGCCCAGTACCTGCCCAAAGGTGTCAACTGGTTCAATATCCTGGCACCGATAGCCGGCGTTATTCTCATCGGCGGGCTGGTTTACGGCTGGTTCCTGATCGATGACTTCAAGAAAACAAACGATGAAATACAGCTCAGAATCGACGGCGTCCAGACACAGGTGACCCTGGCCCAAGCCGACATCGCCCGGATCCAGGCTGAAACCGCCGGGGTTAATTCGCAGACTGCCGGGATTGACAAAGCCATCACCCCTATCGTCACTAAAACCAATTCGCTGGATGCCCAGTATGAGTACATGCGTAACCAGCGGGAAAAAGCCTCCGGCGACGTGCGTAATGCCTGGCTGCGCATTCCCTCTAATAAAGTCACTTTAGATACCATTGACTGGGGCGAAGGAGTGCTTACTGTCAAAGGTGTAGCCACTGAGGGGGAAGTTAATGTCTTTGCTTACGCACGGGCATTGCGGGACACCCTACGTTTTGAGAATGTGATAGTTGCTGAAATAATCAAGGAACTCACTGAAGACACCAAGGTCTACATATATAAATTCACCTTGATAATGTACTAA
- a CDS encoding pilus assembly PilX N-terminal domain-containing protein, giving the protein MNIALFKAIMKKEKGQALILAMIMLAVGSLIIAPMLSLIGSGVIIARQTEQQVELNYAADAGFERAVWMIREDIPGLPKTTEEYPVTPNPLIFTSEPFLFGGFDVGFSITWMDEALYLVTSSVTEGDSTLLVKSMVSSVDFSDFLNNAITSTQVITTLGNDSNLNIDGDVKIVPQEQWPGSGIMTSFFYDLTKDYTFLGDETIEVDELNLGEGIGPRYQDGDLDIISGTLGAETKLTGTIYVKNDLQIASTNKDFVLDLNYQTIFVEGSVTIDSRATIIGQGAIIALGNVDYKPKASTNPDDFVFLMSLSGTIKFYPNGDFYGSLAGNVEVEIHISQEVNIVHTDLDTDFPLILPDPNNQYWAIISYEYA; this is encoded by the coding sequence ATGAATATCGCATTATTTAAAGCAATCATGAAGAAGGAAAAAGGCCAAGCCTTGATTCTTGCGATGATCATGCTTGCTGTCGGTAGCTTAATTATTGCCCCTATGCTGTCGTTGATAGGTTCTGGCGTGATCATTGCCCGGCAGACAGAACAGCAAGTAGAATTAAACTATGCTGCCGATGCTGGTTTTGAACGGGCGGTATGGATGATTCGAGAAGATATCCCGGGTTTACCTAAAACGACTGAAGAATACCCCGTAACACCAAACCCTTTAATCTTTACTAGTGAACCATTCCTTTTCGGAGGGTTTGACGTAGGCTTTTCAATAACGTGGATGGACGAAGCTTTGTATTTGGTTACGTCTTCAGTTACAGAAGGCGATTCTACTTTGCTAGTGAAAAGTATGGTTTCAAGCGTAGATTTTTCTGACTTTCTAAATAACGCGATTACTAGCACCCAAGTTATTACTACGTTAGGCAACGACAGCAATCTCAATATTGATGGCGATGTAAAGATAGTACCTCAAGAACAGTGGCCCGGTAGCGGAATCATGACCAGCTTTTTCTATGACCTGACTAAAGATTATACGTTTCTCGGAGACGAAACGATTGAAGTTGACGAATTGAATCTGGGTGAGGGCATCGGTCCGAGATATCAAGACGGAGACCTCGATATTATTAGTGGGACTTTAGGTGCCGAAACGAAGTTGACCGGTACGATTTACGTCAAAAATGACCTTCAAATCGCATCCACAAATAAAGACTTTGTGTTGGACCTCAATTATCAAACCATATTTGTCGAAGGCAGTGTAACCATAGACTCAAGAGCAACCATTATCGGTCAGGGCGCTATCATCGCGTTGGGTAATGTTGATTATAAACCAAAAGCTTCAACAAATCCCGATGACTTCGTTTTTCTAATGTCTCTTTCTGGTACAATCAAATTTTACCCCAACGGAGACTTTTATGGTTCTTTGGCAGGCAATGTAGAAGTTGAAATTCATATTAGTCAGGAAGTCAATATCGTTCACACAGACCTTGACACGGATTTTCCACTCATTCTTCCAGACCCAAATAATCAATACTGGGCCATCATTTCATATGAATACGCCTAA
- a CDS encoding prepilin-type N-terminal cleavage/methylation domain-containing protein — protein MIKILLKKGQTGFTFVEVLVAMAILVLITGALSTGIYQIFSVNRITQDETIAIRQVQNLGQWLNQDVLQSQFRDVSVGTGFPLTLQWDYSGQGGNKHIVVYELTETGVILRHDYVDDAVAPLTISVASFISNVTYSSTNELNVTATVGERTAFRLYQITPRVS, from the coding sequence ATGATTAAAATATTACTAAAAAAGGGGCAGACCGGATTCACTTTTGTCGAAGTACTTGTCGCCATGGCTATTCTTGTTCTTATAACCGGCGCCTTATCCACCGGTATATATCAAATATTTTCCGTAAACCGGATTACACAAGATGAAACCATTGCTATTCGGCAGGTCCAAAATCTCGGTCAATGGCTCAATCAAGATGTCCTTCAATCTCAATTCAGAGACGTTAGCGTTGGGACAGGTTTCCCTTTGACCTTGCAGTGGGATTATTCAGGCCAGGGTGGTAATAAACACATAGTGGTTTATGAACTGACCGAAACCGGTGTCATATTACGGCACGATTATGTTGACGATGCTGTGGCCCCATTGACAATATCAGTGGCTTCGTTTATCAGTAATGTCACCTATTCTTCAACCAACGAGCTAAACGTGACCGCCACAGTAGGAGAAAGGACAGCATTTCGCTTGTATCAAATTACTCCCAGGGTAAGTTAA
- a CDS encoding prepilin-type N-terminal cleavage/methylation domain-containing protein, which yields MAAVNKIKLKKNGFSLIEVIIAMAILVIIGSAFLGALYTGIKATELANLRTTAESIGRSQIEYLKRPNTYDAISPYDVDSVTLKYSTSPDIVLPPNFMIETDAIRLSRNVLDEDTLQYELIPSNPSNIDNGIQSITITISYKNEIILILEDYLVDR from the coding sequence ATGGCCGCCGTAAATAAAATAAAATTGAAGAAGAACGGCTTCAGCCTGATTGAAGTGATCATTGCCATGGCAATTTTAGTCATCATTGGCAGTGCCTTTCTTGGAGCTCTGTATACCGGTATAAAAGCCACTGAGCTTGCAAATTTGAGAACTACTGCAGAAAGCATTGGCAGAAGCCAGATAGAATACCTGAAAAGACCAAATACCTATGATGCTATAAGCCCATATGATGTGGATAGCGTAACCTTAAAATATTCCACCAGTCCGGATATCGTTTTACCGCCAAATTTCATGATTGAAACTGATGCAATCAGATTATCACGGAATGTACTCGATGAGGACACTCTCCAGTACGAATTGATACCATCCAATCCGAGCAACATTGACAATGGTATCCAATCAATAACCATTACCATTTCTTATAAAAATGAAATAATCTTAATCTTGGAAGATTATCTGGTAGATCGATGA
- a CDS encoding type II secretion system F family protein, whose protein sequence is MNFAYVAYNQERKLVQGKMAAMDKESAAKLLAHNGFQVLSLKAQSKLFAASGSSMFTPKVKLGEIILFSRQLALLLESGTDIVTALELLQDQTTNKTFRGTLGAVANDIRGGTSLSGAMSKHPKVFSPLFHRVLSAGEQGGNLETVLRNMADFLSRMNETQKKLKSAMTYPTVVAVVAVLVISILMIFVLPTFTDLYRQLGTELPTATKVLIAVTDFSTSYGVFVLGGLVLGIVGTIAWGRTPKGRYAIDKAMLKAPVIGRIIQLSDLSRASQTISLLFKAGLPLPEIMIQAQNATSNKIVGEALGEVQQELIRGEGISGPMSRRKVFLPMMVQMVGVGEETGKLDDTLATVAHTYDMEADDRIKGAIDLVQPAMTVIIGIIVAFIAVALVSSMYSMYGQL, encoded by the coding sequence ATGAACTTCGCGTACGTCGCCTACAATCAGGAAAGAAAATTGGTACAGGGCAAGATGGCCGCCATGGACAAGGAGTCCGCCGCCAAGCTCCTGGCCCATAACGGCTTCCAGGTGCTCTCCCTGAAGGCGCAGTCCAAGCTTTTCGCCGCCAGCGGTTCCAGCATGTTCACTCCCAAGGTGAAACTGGGTGAGATTATCCTTTTCTCCCGCCAATTGGCTCTGCTCCTGGAATCCGGCACGGACATCGTGACCGCTCTGGAGCTCCTTCAGGATCAGACCACCAACAAGACCTTCCGCGGCACCCTGGGCGCCGTCGCCAATGACATCCGCGGTGGCACATCCCTGTCCGGCGCCATGAGCAAGCACCCCAAGGTGTTTTCGCCCCTTTTCCACCGCGTCCTGTCCGCCGGTGAACAGGGCGGTAACCTGGAGACGGTGCTCCGCAATATGGCGGACTTCCTGTCGCGTATGAACGAGACCCAGAAAAAACTCAAGAGCGCCATGACCTACCCTACTGTGGTAGCCGTGGTGGCCGTGCTCGTTATCTCAATCCTGATGATCTTCGTGCTGCCCACTTTCACAGACCTTTACCGGCAGCTCGGCACGGAACTGCCCACCGCCACCAAGGTTCTCATCGCGGTAACTGACTTTTCCACCAGTTACGGCGTTTTCGTCCTGGGCGGTCTGGTATTGGGTATTGTCGGCACCATCGCCTGGGGGCGCACCCCCAAGGGCAGATATGCCATCGACAAGGCCATGCTCAAGGCCCCGGTGATCGGCCGCATCATCCAGCTCTCGGACCTGTCACGCGCCTCCCAGACCATTTCCCTCCTCTTCAAGGCCGGCCTGCCGCTGCCGGAGATTATGATCCAGGCTCAGAACGCCACCTCCAACAAGATAGTGGGTGAGGCGCTCGGAGAAGTACAGCAGGAGCTTATCCGCGGCGAGGGCATCTCCGGCCCCATGTCCCGGCGCAAGGTCTTCCTGCCCATGATGGTACAGATGGTCGGCGTCGGTGAAGAAACCGGTAAACTGGACGACACCCTGGCCACCGTCGCCCACACCTACGACATGGAAGCCGACGACCGCATCAAAGGCGCTATCGACCTCGTCCAGCCCGCCATGACCGTTATCATCGGCATCATCGTCGCCTTCATCGCCGTGGCGCTGGTATCCTCCATGTACTCTATGTATGGGCAACTTTAG